From the genome of Streptomyces sp. NBC_01260, one region includes:
- a CDS encoding N-acetylmuramoyl-L-alanine amidase, producing MRDDESVPPTPRRPALFAAATLTVLCLGAAGCGGGSGTAQARPGPDGGTATSPEPATASPSAPAAPSAVHSSPAPSERPASSPPSAPGTRSGPLSGKTVVIDPGHNPRNHLHTAEIGRQVDIGTTHKECDTTGTSTNSGYAEAEFTLDVSHRMRTLLRARGAKVVLTHDNDRPFGPCVDERARIGNKAGADAVVSVHADGSAAGNRGFHVILPASVRGGDADTSKIVGPSRDLGTRIAGLFVRATGSAPSNYIGGNTGLDTRKDLGGLNLSTVPKVFIECGNMRDPKDAALLTSASWRQKAAQGIADGITSYLNG from the coding sequence GTGCGTGACGACGAGAGCGTTCCCCCCACCCCGCGCCGCCCGGCCCTGTTCGCCGCCGCGACGCTGACCGTGCTGTGCCTGGGCGCCGCCGGCTGCGGCGGCGGCAGTGGCACCGCGCAGGCCAGGCCCGGCCCGGACGGCGGCACGGCCACGTCGCCGGAGCCCGCGACGGCCTCCCCATCGGCCCCGGCCGCTCCGTCGGCGGTGCACAGCAGCCCGGCCCCCTCCGAGCGGCCGGCCTCCTCCCCGCCGTCCGCGCCGGGCACCAGGTCCGGGCCCCTGTCGGGCAAGACGGTCGTCATCGACCCCGGGCACAATCCGCGCAACCACCTGCACACCGCCGAGATCGGCCGGCAGGTGGACATCGGCACCACGCACAAGGAGTGCGACACCACCGGCACCTCCACCAACTCCGGTTACGCGGAAGCTGAGTTCACCCTCGACGTGTCGCACCGGATGCGCACGCTGCTGCGGGCGCGGGGCGCGAAGGTGGTGCTGACGCACGACAACGACCGGCCGTTCGGCCCGTGTGTCGACGAACGGGCCCGGATCGGCAACAAGGCCGGGGCCGATGCGGTCGTCTCGGTCCACGCGGACGGATCGGCGGCCGGCAACCGGGGCTTCCATGTGATTCTTCCCGCGTCGGTGCGCGGCGGTGACGCGGACACCTCGAAGATCGTCGGCCCGTCGCGCGATCTCGGTACGCGTATCGCCGGACTCTTCGTCCGCGCTACCGGAAGTGCCCCTTCCAATTACATCGGCGGCAATACCGGACTGGACACCCGCAAGGATCTGGGCGGACTGAATTTGTCCACGGTGCCCAAAGTCTTCATCGAATGCGGCAATATGCGTGATCCGAAGGACGCGGCCCTGCTCACCAGCGCGAGCTGGCGCCAGAAGGCCGCGCAGGGCATCGCCGACGGCATCACCAGCTACCTCAACGGGTAG
- a CDS encoding class I SAM-dependent methyltransferase: protein MPRPRIPTRRNPVAAEPKPEILAAFQAAKGFMPVVEGLALYAAAAEAAALGLPLLEVGTYCGRSTILLADAARGAGATALTVDHHRGSEEQQPGWEYHDPTVVDPEVGRMDTLPTFRRTLHAAGLEEHVVALVGRSPQVAAVWGGPLGLVFIDGGHTDEHANGDYEGWAPHVAEGGLLVIHDVFPDPAHGGQAPYRIYLRALASGAFTEIAVTDSLRVLRRTGPGI, encoded by the coding sequence ATGCCCCGTCCCCGCATCCCCACCAGGAGGAACCCCGTGGCCGCCGAGCCCAAGCCGGAGATTCTTGCCGCGTTCCAGGCCGCCAAGGGCTTCATGCCGGTGGTGGAGGGGCTGGCCCTGTACGCGGCCGCCGCCGAGGCCGCCGCGCTCGGGCTGCCGCTGCTGGAGGTGGGCACGTACTGCGGGCGCTCCACCATCCTGCTCGCCGACGCCGCCCGCGGCGCGGGAGCGACGGCCCTCACCGTCGACCACCACCGGGGCAGCGAGGAGCAGCAGCCCGGCTGGGAGTACCACGATCCGACCGTGGTGGACCCGGAGGTCGGCCGGATGGACACGCTGCCCACCTTCCGCCGGACGCTGCACGCGGCCGGTCTGGAGGAGCACGTGGTGGCGCTCGTGGGGCGCTCCCCGCAGGTCGCGGCCGTCTGGGGCGGGCCGCTCGGCCTGGTCTTCATCGACGGCGGTCACACCGACGAGCACGCGAACGGCGACTACGAGGGCTGGGCGCCGCATGTCGCCGAGGGCGGGCTGCTGGTGATCCACGACGTGTTCCCGGACCCGGCGCACGGCGGCCAGGCCCCGTACCGGATCTATCTGCGGGCGCTGGCCTCCGGGGCGTTCACCGAGATCGCGGTCACCGACTCGCTGCGGGTCCTGCGGCGCACCGGGCCCGGGATCTGA
- a CDS encoding chitobiase/beta-hexosaminidase C-terminal domain-containing protein, with translation MRLTPLVIAASCLALAAPAAAQARPQPSAPPAAPGVSVPGGRYDHAVTLKFRAERGTTVRYTLDGSAPTRESRAYSPGRPLRIAEDTNVTAVAFRGERSSVPVAYGYLIKTKEKPLARFVVMSDVHVGDHANNDKKYESFFDTIGSVFPHPDAILSNGDMINDNGDGKGPDHRIVSDIFQANLKRKGMTGTQVLMSNGNHDDSLAAIRAGYPKAWFPDSGGGYYESDVRGVHLLTVNTETYDRDTAQRAWLKSRLTALTTAPGASRKPVLVQGHRPTTGTTMDGQQAGNPGLAADLSAFPQAILFSGHSHLNNNDDRSMYQGDFTSVNDGSMSYVEVDHGYRMVTENGLADRFEAPTAQALFVEVYKDRTEIDRINMAADKHDIYTGGQWSASWQPPYASAGTLSGPGWTVRLKGSTNQQIKDNFRYTADRRNTVAPKFTTRKPLTTVRGAGGATALRVAQAKDDQLVHHYTVDITDTTTGTKAVSSKVLSDFYFMPRPNSLDIPVTGAVAGHRYRAEVVAVDAYGNASRPVSLAFTG, from the coding sequence GTGAGACTCACCCCGCTCGTGATCGCCGCGTCCTGCCTGGCGCTCGCCGCCCCGGCCGCGGCCCAGGCCCGGCCGCAGCCCTCCGCCCCGCCGGCCGCGCCCGGTGTCAGCGTCCCCGGCGGCCGGTACGACCACGCGGTGACGCTGAAGTTCCGTGCCGAGCGCGGCACCACCGTCCGCTACACGCTGGACGGTTCGGCCCCGACCCGGGAGAGCCGCGCCTACTCCCCCGGCCGGCCGCTGCGGATCGCCGAGGACACCAACGTCACGGCCGTCGCCTTCCGGGGCGAGCGGTCCAGTGTGCCGGTCGCGTACGGCTATCTGATCAAGACGAAGGAGAAGCCGCTCGCCCGCTTCGTCGTCATGTCGGACGTCCATGTCGGGGACCACGCGAACAACGACAAGAAGTACGAGAGCTTCTTCGACACCATCGGCTCGGTCTTCCCGCACCCGGACGCGATCCTGTCGAACGGCGACATGATCAACGACAACGGTGACGGCAAGGGCCCGGACCACCGCATCGTCTCCGACATCTTCCAGGCGAACCTGAAGCGCAAGGGCATGACCGGCACCCAGGTGCTGATGTCCAACGGCAACCACGACGACAGCCTCGCCGCGATCCGGGCCGGCTATCCGAAGGCCTGGTTCCCCGACTCGGGCGGCGGCTACTACGAGTCCGACGTCAGGGGCGTCCACCTGCTCACGGTGAACACCGAGACGTACGACCGCGACACCGCGCAGCGCGCCTGGCTGAAGAGCCGGCTGACCGCGCTCACCACCGCCCCGGGAGCCTCCCGCAAGCCGGTCCTGGTCCAGGGCCACCGGCCCACGACCGGCACCACGATGGACGGCCAGCAGGCCGGCAACCCGGGGCTGGCCGCGGACCTGAGCGCCTTCCCGCAGGCGATCCTCTTCTCCGGCCACTCGCACCTCAACAACAACGACGACCGGTCCATGTACCAGGGCGACTTCACCTCCGTCAACGACGGTTCGATGTCGTACGTGGAGGTCGACCACGGCTACCGGATGGTCACCGAGAACGGTCTCGCGGACCGCTTCGAGGCACCCACCGCGCAGGCGCTGTTCGTGGAGGTCTACAAGGACCGCACCGAGATCGACCGGATCAACATGGCCGCCGACAAGCACGACATCTACACCGGCGGCCAGTGGTCGGCGAGCTGGCAGCCGCCGTACGCGAGCGCCGGCACGCTGAGCGGTCCCGGCTGGACCGTGCGGCTGAAGGGCTCGACGAACCAGCAGATCAAGGACAACTTCCGCTACACCGCCGACCGGCGCAACACGGTGGCCCCGAAGTTCACCACCCGCAAGCCGCTGACGACGGTGCGCGGCGCCGGGGGCGCCACGGCGCTGCGGGTCGCGCAGGCGAAGGACGACCAACTGGTCCACCACTACACGGTCGACATCACGGACACGACGACCGGCACGAAGGCGGTCTCGTCCAAGGTGCTGTCCGACTTCTACTTCATGCCGCGCCCCAACTCCCTGGACATCCCGGTCACGGGCGCGGTGGCGGGTCACCGCTACCGGGCGGAGGTCGTCGCCGTCGACGCGTACGGGAACGCCTCCCGGCCCGTGTCGCTGGCCTTCACCGGCTGA
- a CDS encoding M20/M25/M40 family metallo-hydrolase produces the protein MSTTEPTAPLVPASDEAQAEVVDLCAELIRFDTSNPTSNERASADWVVGRLAEVGIDSELIESAPGRASVIARIAGRDPERGALMVHGHLDVVPADASEWQVPPFSGEIRDGYLWGRGAIDMKDTVAVMLATARHFARTGTRPSRDLVLAFLADEEAGGKFGAHWLVEHRPELFAGVTEAIGEGGGFSFAIDDTRRLYPIENAQRGMAWMELTATGRAGHGSSPNDENAVTDLAESLTRIGRETFPIRLIEPVRALLEEAARLYGVEFDENDIEGSLAKLGPVSDFMQVVLRNSANPTMFNAGYQTNVIPGKATARVDGRFLPGHEQELIDTIDKLLLPSVSREWVNHDIAMETTFDGPLVDAMCDAVRAEDPDGHPVPYCNPGGTDAKAFTHLGIRCFGFKGLKLPHDLDYGRLFHGVDERVPLEGLRFGVRVMTRLWQSC, from the coding sequence ATGAGCACCACCGAACCCACCGCACCCCTGGTACCGGCCTCCGACGAGGCCCAGGCGGAGGTTGTCGACCTCTGCGCCGAACTGATCAGGTTCGACACCTCCAACCCCACCAGCAACGAGCGTGCCAGTGCCGACTGGGTGGTGGGCCGTCTCGCCGAGGTGGGCATCGACTCGGAGCTGATCGAGTCCGCCCCGGGCCGGGCCAGCGTCATCGCCCGGATCGCCGGCCGCGATCCGGAGCGCGGCGCCCTGATGGTCCACGGCCATCTGGACGTGGTCCCCGCCGACGCCTCCGAGTGGCAGGTGCCGCCGTTCTCCGGCGAGATCCGGGACGGCTATCTGTGGGGCCGCGGGGCGATCGACATGAAGGACACGGTGGCCGTCATGCTGGCCACCGCCCGGCACTTCGCCCGCACCGGCACCCGGCCCTCGCGCGATCTGGTCCTGGCCTTCCTCGCCGACGAGGAGGCGGGCGGCAAGTTCGGCGCCCACTGGCTGGTCGAGCACCGCCCGGAGCTGTTCGCCGGGGTCACCGAGGCGATCGGTGAGGGCGGCGGGTTCTCCTTCGCGATCGACGACACCCGGCGCCTCTACCCGATCGAGAACGCCCAGCGCGGCATGGCCTGGATGGAGCTCACCGCCACCGGCCGGGCCGGCCACGGCTCGTCGCCCAACGACGAGAACGCGGTCACCGACCTTGCCGAGTCGCTGACCCGGATCGGCCGCGAGACCTTCCCGATCCGGCTGATCGAGCCGGTGCGCGCCCTGCTCGAAGAGGCCGCCCGCCTCTACGGCGTGGAGTTCGACGAGAACGACATCGAGGGCAGCCTCGCCAAGCTGGGCCCGGTCTCCGACTTCATGCAGGTGGTGCTCCGGAACTCGGCGAACCCCACCATGTTCAACGCCGGTTACCAGACCAACGTCATCCCCGGCAAGGCCACCGCCCGCGTCGACGGCCGCTTCCTGCCCGGCCACGAGCAGGAGCTGATCGACACGATCGACAAGCTGCTGCTCCCCTCGGTCAGCCGCGAGTGGGTCAACCACGACATCGCGATGGAGACCACCTTCGACGGCCCGCTCGTCGACGCCATGTGCGACGCGGTGCGCGCAGAGGACCCGGACGGCCACCCCGTGCCGTACTGCAACCCCGGCGGTACGGACGCCAAGGCCTTCACCCACCTGGGCATCCGCTGCTTCGGCTTCAAGGGCCTGAAGCTCCCGCACGACCTGGACTACGGCCGCCTGTTCCACGGCGTGGACGAGCGCGTCCCGCTGGAGGGCCTGCGCTTCGGCGTCCGCGTCATGACCCGACTCTGGCAGAGCTGCTGA
- a CDS encoding cytosine permease yields the protein MAAAPPADAAVHETKSIGSDDYSLSRVPRDKRFGFWSMLLQWLAQSGSISQFTLGATIGVGMTFGNAFLAFTLGAVILEIVIFAIGLAGMREGLATPMLTRWVGFGRNGSALVSFVIAVSLVGWFGVQNTIFGNSVSALVGGPSWMWCVIAGIAITALVIFGFKYMANFAKIVTPLFFAMVAWSVINTLKDHSFSDLIHSPPPGDTIPLAVAATAIAGGYMTGAIVSPEMTRYNRKGSHVFLQSASSMILSEYIVGLTGVLLGHLVKSNEVSHIVLSTSGAFGVIVVLMSTAKINDWNLYGSSLGVVNFFQVVFGKRVHRGAVTIVLGIAGTLLSAVGIMTHFTEFLTILGVAIPPIGGIIVAEYWVVKKMRKPLDDTRESETLPKSSPTWVPMSIAIWIAAFCVGKFYDGGIPALNSLATAFVLYSVLGLLGWVKPYGTSALDDEGGEDNAAPDARTSTPVGAA from the coding sequence ATGGCTGCCGCACCTCCGGCCGACGCCGCGGTCCACGAGACCAAGAGCATCGGCAGCGACGACTACTCGCTCTCGCGCGTCCCGCGCGACAAGCGGTTCGGCTTCTGGTCCATGCTGCTCCAGTGGCTGGCCCAGTCCGGCTCGATCTCGCAGTTCACGCTCGGCGCCACCATCGGCGTCGGCATGACCTTCGGCAACGCCTTCCTCGCTTTCACGCTCGGTGCCGTGATCCTGGAGATCGTGATCTTCGCGATCGGCCTGGCCGGTATGCGCGAGGGCCTCGCGACCCCGATGCTGACCCGCTGGGTGGGCTTCGGCCGCAACGGCTCCGCGCTGGTCAGCTTCGTCATCGCGGTCAGCCTGGTCGGCTGGTTCGGCGTCCAGAACACGATCTTCGGCAACAGCGTCTCGGCGCTGGTCGGCGGACCGTCCTGGATGTGGTGCGTGATAGCGGGCATCGCCATCACCGCCCTGGTGATCTTCGGCTTCAAGTACATGGCGAACTTCGCGAAGATCGTCACGCCGCTCTTCTTCGCGATGGTCGCCTGGTCCGTCATCAACACGCTCAAGGACCACTCGTTCAGCGACCTGATCCACTCGCCGCCGCCCGGCGACACGATCCCGCTGGCCGTCGCCGCCACCGCCATCGCGGGCGGCTACATGACGGGTGCGATCGTCTCCCCCGAGATGACCCGCTACAACCGCAAGGGCTCGCACGTCTTCCTGCAGAGCGCCTCCTCGATGATCCTCTCCGAGTACATCGTCGGACTGACCGGCGTGCTCCTGGGCCACCTGGTGAAGAGCAACGAGGTCTCGCACATCGTGCTCTCCACCTCCGGTGCCTTCGGTGTGATCGTGGTCCTGATGTCCACCGCCAAGATCAACGACTGGAACCTGTACGGCTCCTCGCTCGGCGTCGTCAACTTCTTCCAGGTCGTCTTCGGCAAGCGCGTCCACCGCGGCGCGGTCACGATCGTCCTCGGCATCGCCGGCACGCTCCTGTCCGCGGTCGGGATCATGACCCACTTCACCGAGTTCCTCACGATCCTCGGCGTCGCCATCCCGCCGATCGGCGGCATCATCGTGGCCGAGTACTGGGTCGTGAAGAAGATGCGCAAGCCGCTGGACGACACCCGGGAATCCGAGACCCTGCCGAAGTCCTCTCCGACCTGGGTGCCGATGTCGATCGCCATCTGGATCGCGGCCTTCTGCGTCGGCAAGTTCTACGACGGCGGCATACCGGCCCTGAACTCGCTGGCCACCGCCTTCGTCCTGTACAGCGTGCTCGGCCTGCTGGGCTGGGTGAAGCCGTACGGCACCTCCGCCCTGGACGACGAGGGCGGCGAGGACAACGCAGCCCCCGACGCCCGCACCAGCACCCCCGTGGGAGCAGCATGA
- a CDS encoding DUF1177 domain-containing protein, producing MLKYVLDIVDLLDDPQANGKTVVEYLDSVAGAEGSSAEVTTVAGERGSTDFVMVRIPGSRGRTAGGTARTLGVVGRLGGIGARPEVTGLVSDADGAVSAVATAAKLLDMRRRGDVLPGDVIVATHICPDAPTEPHDPVPFMGSPVDIATMNRHEVTDAMEAVLSIDTTKGNRIINHKGLALSPTVKEGWVLRVSEQLGELLAVVTGEPLVTYPVTTQDITPYGNGAHHINSILQPSTATAAPVIGLAITSAAAVPGCGTGASHESDIASAARYAVEVAKAYGAGHLEFHDAVEFDNLVNRYGSLSHLQTFGRTPQES from the coding sequence ATGTTGAAGTACGTACTGGACATCGTCGACCTCCTCGACGACCCGCAGGCCAATGGGAAGACGGTCGTCGAGTACCTCGACTCCGTGGCTGGGGCCGAGGGCTCGTCCGCGGAGGTCACCACGGTCGCCGGCGAGCGGGGCTCGACGGACTTCGTGATGGTCCGCATCCCGGGCTCACGGGGACGCACCGCCGGCGGCACCGCCCGCACCCTCGGTGTGGTCGGCCGGCTCGGCGGCATCGGCGCCCGGCCCGAGGTGACCGGACTGGTCTCCGACGCCGACGGAGCCGTCTCCGCCGTCGCCACCGCCGCGAAACTGCTCGACATGCGCCGCCGCGGCGATGTGCTGCCCGGTGATGTGATCGTCGCCACCCACATCTGCCCGGACGCACCGACCGAGCCGCACGACCCGGTGCCGTTCATGGGCTCGCCCGTGGACATCGCCACCATGAACCGCCACGAGGTGACCGACGCCATGGAGGCCGTGCTCTCCATCGACACCACCAAGGGCAACCGGATCATCAACCACAAGGGCCTGGCCCTGTCGCCCACCGTCAAGGAGGGCTGGGTGCTCCGGGTCAGCGAGCAGCTCGGCGAGCTGCTGGCCGTGGTGACCGGTGAGCCGTTGGTCACGTACCCCGTGACGACTCAGGACATTACGCCGTACGGTAACGGTGCACATCACATCAATTCGATCCTCCAGCCCTCCACCGCGACGGCCGCCCCCGTCATCGGTCTGGCCATCACCTCGGCCGCCGCGGTGCCCGGCTGCGGCACGGGCGCGAGTCACGAGAGCGACATCGCGTCCGCCGCCCGCTACGCCGTGGAGGTCGCCAAGGCCTACGGCGCGGGCCACCTGGAATTCCACGACGCCGTGGAGTTCGACAACCTCGTCAACCGCTACGGGTCGCTGTCCCACCTGCAGACCTTCGGCCGCACACCCCAGGAGTCCTGA
- a CDS encoding IclR family transcriptional regulator: protein MADFDLDRRTPAGALQTVDRALLVLLAFERTRPDWGVTEVAEEFGWDTSVAQRLLATLAGRGFLVSDPATRRYRIGPAVLRLGRLWERSGSLELLAGPVLEELRRVTGDTVLFCLPDSFHMRCVAAEEGETGPLRYYPLVGELYPAHAGATSKSFYAYLPDEQRHRLFRGRPMARFTERTVTDPDLLERELLKVRAQGYAWTVGEYDAGVATVAVPVFLGREPYGSLSLGGAAERFEGAPENRLEALRKAAELLERRLTHPPQRPKPRSRRTT, encoded by the coding sequence ATGGCGGACTTCGATCTGGACCGGCGCACACCCGCCGGAGCCCTGCAAACCGTCGACCGGGCGCTCCTCGTGCTGCTCGCGTTCGAGCGGACCAGACCCGACTGGGGCGTCACCGAGGTCGCGGAGGAGTTCGGCTGGGACACCTCGGTGGCCCAGCGGCTGCTCGCCACCCTCGCGGGTCGCGGCTTCCTGGTCTCGGACCCGGCCACCCGCCGTTACCGCATCGGCCCCGCCGTGCTGCGCCTGGGCAGGCTCTGGGAGCGCTCCGGATCGCTGGAGCTGCTCGCCGGACCGGTCCTGGAGGAGTTGCGCCGGGTCACCGGCGACACCGTGCTGTTCTGCCTCCCGGACAGCTTCCACATGCGGTGCGTGGCGGCCGAGGAGGGCGAGACCGGGCCGCTGCGCTACTACCCCCTGGTCGGCGAGCTCTACCCGGCTCATGCCGGGGCGACCAGTAAGTCGTTCTACGCCTACCTGCCGGACGAGCAGCGCCACCGGCTCTTCCGGGGGCGCCCGATGGCCCGGTTCACCGAGCGGACGGTGACCGATCCGGATCTGCTGGAGCGGGAGCTGCTGAAGGTGCGCGCCCAGGGGTACGCCTGGACGGTCGGTGAGTACGACGCCGGCGTCGCGACCGTCGCCGTACCGGTCTTCCTCGGGCGCGAACCGTACGGAAGCCTCAGCCTGGGCGGCGCGGCGGAACGGTTTGAGGGGGCGCCGGAGAACCGGCTCGAAGCGTTGCGCAAGGCGGCCGAACTGCTGGAGAGGCGCCTCACTCATCCGCCGCAGCGCCCGAAACCCCGGTCCCGCCGCACCACCTGA
- the pepE gene encoding dipeptidase PepE has product MNLLLLSNSTQHGCGYLEHALDTVSAFLPSGARLAFVPYALADYTTYTARVRDALEPAGISVRGVHENADPVAELAASDAVFIGGGNSFRLLSALYRTGLRDAVIEAVRDGLPYMGASAGTNMASPTLRTTNDMPIVQPPSFETLGLVPFQINPHYLDPDPDSTHKGETREERLTEFLEENDVPVLGLREGSWLRVNGRQARVQGARPARLFTRGAQPQELPAGTDVSHLLTTAPRFDAPVR; this is encoded by the coding sequence GTGAATCTGCTCCTGCTCTCCAACTCCACCCAGCACGGCTGCGGTTACCTGGAACACGCCCTCGACACGGTCAGCGCGTTCCTGCCCTCCGGCGCCCGCCTCGCCTTCGTGCCGTACGCGCTCGCCGACTACACGACGTACACCGCACGGGTCCGCGACGCCCTGGAGCCGGCCGGCATCAGCGTCCGCGGCGTCCACGAGAACGCCGACCCGGTCGCCGAACTCGCCGCTTCCGACGCCGTGTTCATCGGTGGCGGCAACTCCTTCCGGCTGCTGAGCGCGCTCTACCGGACCGGCCTGCGCGACGCCGTGATCGAGGCGGTGCGCGACGGACTGCCGTACATGGGAGCCAGCGCGGGGACGAACATGGCCTCGCCCACCCTGCGCACCACCAACGACATGCCGATCGTGCAGCCGCCGTCCTTCGAGACGCTCGGCCTCGTCCCGTTCCAGATCAACCCGCACTACCTGGACCCGGACCCGGACAGCACCCACAAGGGCGAGACCCGCGAGGAACGGCTCACCGAGTTCCTGGAGGAGAACGACGTGCCGGTGCTCGGCCTGCGCGAGGGCTCATGGCTGCGGGTCAACGGGCGCCAGGCCCGGGTCCAGGGTGCCCGCCCCGCGCGGCTGTTCACCCGCGGCGCACAGCCGCAGGAGCTCCCGGCGGGGACGGACGTCTCTCATCTGCTCACGACCGCACCGAGGTTCGACGCGCCGGTGCGCTGA
- a CDS encoding MFS transporter, which produces MPQTTHEQQPAELPDPRTSKAGKGIVPVLAFAGITVAVMQTLLVPVIKDLPVLLHTDPSNATWVMTATLLAGAVSTPIMGRLGDLNGKRKMLLASLAVMVVGSLICAFTDDLVIMIVGRALQGFAMGAIPLGIGIMRDELPREKLGSAMALMSSSIGVGGGLALPAAALVAQHTDWHTLFFGSAGLGVLAMGLIVLAVPETSLRAPGRFDVTGALGLSAGLILLLLPVTKGSDWGWTSPTTLGLIAAALVVLLLWGVFELRSDAPLVDLRTTARREVLLTNLASIMVGVAFYAVSLVLPQLLQLPRSTGYGLGQSMVVAGLCVAPLGLTMMLVAPLYARLSARYGPKVSLMLGMAVIAIGYGAGLGLMSAAWQTIVISVVLGAGIGLAYSSLPALIIGAVDASETGAATGLNTLMRSIGTSVSSAVIGMVLAHTSTQMGSVAVPSMQGFRTSFMIATGAVLVGLVLAAFLPSQRAAAAPVLLASSAGDATARMSGLPLPLPGSGFRGRVLEADGTPVAGANVTLIDRQGRQAGLTTTDAEGRYALAAPPGGSFVLAGSAAGYAPRAYPAAHPASGRPAETDLVLTVSAPARRTSVRS; this is translated from the coding sequence ATGCCACAGACGACGCACGAACAGCAGCCCGCGGAGCTTCCCGATCCGCGGACGTCGAAGGCGGGCAAGGGGATCGTCCCCGTGCTCGCCTTCGCGGGTATCACCGTGGCGGTGATGCAGACCCTGCTCGTCCCCGTCATCAAGGACCTGCCCGTCCTTCTCCACACCGACCCGTCCAACGCCACCTGGGTGATGACGGCGACGCTGCTCGCCGGAGCCGTCTCCACGCCGATCATGGGGCGGCTCGGAGACCTCAACGGCAAGCGGAAGATGCTGCTGGCCAGCCTCGCCGTCATGGTGGTCGGCTCCCTGATATGCGCCTTCACCGACGACCTCGTGATCATGATCGTGGGCCGTGCGCTCCAGGGCTTCGCCATGGGCGCCATCCCGCTGGGCATCGGCATCATGCGCGACGAGCTGCCGCGCGAGAAGCTCGGCTCGGCCATGGCCCTGATGAGCTCCTCGATCGGGGTGGGCGGCGGACTCGCGCTGCCCGCCGCCGCCCTGGTCGCCCAGCACACCGACTGGCACACCCTCTTCTTCGGCTCGGCCGGCCTCGGCGTGCTGGCCATGGGGCTGATCGTGCTCGCCGTGCCGGAGACCTCGCTGCGGGCCCCCGGCCGGTTCGACGTCACCGGAGCGCTCGGCCTCTCGGCCGGACTGATCCTCCTGCTGCTGCCCGTCACCAAGGGCAGCGACTGGGGCTGGACCTCCCCCACCACGCTCGGGCTGATCGCCGCCGCCCTGGTGGTGCTGCTGCTGTGGGGCGTGTTCGAGCTGCGCAGCGACGCGCCGCTGGTCGACCTGCGGACCACCGCCCGCCGCGAGGTGCTGCTCACCAACCTCGCCTCGATCATGGTCGGGGTGGCCTTCTACGCCGTCTCGCTGGTCCTGCCGCAGCTGCTCCAGCTGCCGCGGTCCACCGGATACGGCCTCGGCCAGTCGATGGTGGTCGCCGGGCTGTGCGTGGCGCCGCTGGGCCTGACGATGATGCTCGTCGCCCCGCTGTACGCCCGGCTGTCCGCCCGGTACGGCCCCAAGGTGTCACTGATGCTCGGCATGGCGGTCATCGCGATCGGGTACGGGGCCGGGCTCGGCCTGATGAGCGCCGCCTGGCAGACCATCGTGATCTCGGTGGTCCTCGGCGCCGGCATCGGGCTCGCCTACTCCTCGCTGCCCGCACTGATCATCGGGGCCGTCGACGCCTCGGAGACGGGCGCGGCCACCGGGCTCAACACCCTGATGCGCTCGATCGGCACCTCGGTGTCCAGCGCGGTGATCGGCATGGTGCTGGCGCACACCTCGACGCAGATGGGGTCGGTCGCGGTGCCCAGCATGCAGGGGTTCCGCACCTCGTTCATGATCGCTACGGGTGCGGTGCTGGTCGGTCTGGTACTGGCCGCGTTCCTGCCGTCGCAGCGGGCGGCCGCCGCGCCGGTCCTGCTGGCGAGCAGCGCGGGCGACGCGACGGCCCGGATGTCCGGCCTCCCGCTCCCGCTCCCCGGCTCCGGCTTCCGCGGCCGGGTCCTCGAAGCGGACGGGACCCCGGTGGCCGGCGCCAATGTCACCCTGATCGACCGGCAGGGCCGGCAGGCCGGGCTCACCACGACGGACGCGGAGGGCCGGTACGCGCTCGCCGCCCCGCCCGGCGGCAGCTTCGTCCTGGCCGGATCGGCCGCCGGATACGCGCCGCGCGCCTACCCGGCGGCGCACCCGGCGAGCGGCCGGCCCGCCGAGACCGATCTGGTGCTGACCGTCAGCGCACCGGCGCGTCGAACCTCGGTGCGGTCGTGA